The proteins below are encoded in one region of Clostridia bacterium:
- a CDS encoding metal ABC transporter ATP-binding protein — MCCIQIRGVSVFYDRVCAIQDVDLNIEDGDFMAIIGPNGGGKTTLLKVIMGLITPSEGSVVRDDTKRMGYVPQFTSFDKSFPINVMDVVLMGRLKKPIKLFSRYSSSDISAAEDVLDRLGLIDLRYRQIGQLSGGQLQKVLIARALCLQPDILLLDEPTANIDSNSSTEIYKLLKDINRKMTIVMVSHDIGVMASYVKTIACINKRLYYHGDSQLDIETLNRVYGCPIDLIAHGVPHRVLEKHRGV, encoded by the coding sequence TAGAGGGGTAAGTGTTTTTTATGACCGTGTTTGTGCTATTCAAGATGTAGATTTGAATATAGAAGATGGAGACTTCATGGCTATCATAGGCCCTAATGGAGGAGGTAAAACTACTCTTTTAAAGGTTATCATGGGTCTTATAACACCGTCTGAAGGAAGTGTTGTAAGGGATGACACGAAGAGAATGGGATATGTGCCGCAATTTACTTCATTTGACAAGAGTTTTCCTATAAATGTTATGGATGTAGTGCTTATGGGTAGGCTTAAAAAGCCAATTAAGCTTTTTAGTAGGTATTCTTCCTCAGATATTTCTGCGGCAGAAGATGTATTAGATAGACTAGGACTCATAGATTTAAGATACCGTCAGATAGGGCAGCTGTCGGGAGGACAACTGCAGAAGGTGTTGATCGCCAGAGCCTTATGCTTACAACCGGATATCTTATTGTTGGATGAACCTACAGCCAATATAGATTCCAATTCCAGCACAGAAATATATAAATTGCTCAAAGATATTAATAGAAAAATGACTATTGTAATGGTGAGTCATGACATTGGGGTGATGGCTTCTTACGTCAAAACTATTGCGTGTATAAATAAACGGTTGTATTATCATGGGGATTCTCAATTGGATATAGAAACGCTAAATCGTGTATATGGTTGTCCTATTGATTTAATTGCTCACGGAGTTCCCCATAGGGTGTTAGAAAAGCATCGGGGGGTTTGA